One window from the genome of Pedococcus badiiscoriae encodes:
- the ppsA gene encoding phosphoenolpyruvate synthase, with amino-acid sequence MSGNISWFKDLGLADVETVGGKNASLGEMVQHLSKAGVRVPDGFATTADAYRRFLAHEGLADRISATLADLDVEDTRALAEAGAQIRDLVESQPFPQDLEADIRAAYEQLVAGAPGEVTWAVRSSATAEDMPDASFAGQQETFLNVAGIDNILLAIKKVFASLYNDRAIAYRVHSSYDHDVVALSAGVQRMVRSDIGSSGVMFTIDTESGFPDAVFVTSSYGLGEAVVQGAVNPDEFYVYKPALRAGRPAILKRGVGSKATKMVYTQDSAVGRSIDFVPVDEAERGRLSLTDDEVTELAQHALKIEEHYGRPMDIEWGKDGVDGRLYILQARPETVKSRQSGSTLQRFRMDERGPVIAEGRAIGQKIGAGAVRVLTSAESMHEFQPGEVLVADMTDPDWEPVMKRASAIVTNRGGRTCHAAIIARELGIPAVVGSGSATTTLSDGQEVTVSAAEGDTGFVYEGLRAFSVTETALDDMPDVPVKIMMNVGTPDQAFEFSRLPHKGIGLARLEFIINRQIGIHPRALLELEDQEPGLRTEIEALIAAYDGPRDFFVKRVAEGVSMLAAAFAPEPVIVRMSDFKSNEYAGMLGGQRYEPHEENPMIGYRGAARYLSPEFAECFAMECEALRLVRDEMGLTNVKVMIPFVRTLTEAQGVIDLLGQNGLRRGENDLQVVMMCEVPSNAVNADAFLDHFDGFSIGSNDLTQLTLGLDRDSALVAGGFDERDPAVKKMLTMAIEACRARGKYVGICGQGPSDHPDLADWLMDQGIESMSLNPDTVVETWLRLARRGAPAQA; translated from the coding sequence CCGGATCAGCGCGACCCTGGCGGACCTGGACGTGGAGGACACCCGGGCGCTGGCCGAGGCCGGCGCCCAGATCCGCGACCTCGTCGAGAGCCAGCCGTTCCCGCAGGACCTCGAGGCCGACATCCGCGCGGCATACGAGCAGCTCGTGGCGGGCGCCCCCGGGGAGGTGACGTGGGCGGTGCGCTCGAGCGCGACGGCCGAGGACATGCCCGACGCGTCGTTCGCGGGGCAGCAGGAGACCTTCCTCAACGTGGCCGGGATCGACAACATCCTGCTCGCGATCAAGAAGGTGTTCGCCTCGCTCTACAACGACCGGGCGATCGCCTACCGCGTGCACTCCAGCTATGACCACGACGTCGTGGCCCTGTCGGCGGGCGTGCAGCGGATGGTGCGTTCTGACATCGGGTCCTCGGGGGTGATGTTCACCATCGACACCGAGTCGGGGTTCCCGGACGCGGTGTTCGTCACGAGCAGCTACGGCCTCGGCGAGGCGGTCGTGCAGGGCGCGGTCAACCCCGACGAGTTCTACGTCTACAAGCCGGCTCTGCGGGCGGGGCGACCGGCGATCCTCAAGCGTGGGGTGGGCAGCAAGGCCACCAAGATGGTCTACACGCAGGACTCGGCCGTGGGTCGCTCGATCGACTTCGTGCCCGTGGACGAGGCGGAGCGGGGCCGGCTGAGCCTGACCGACGACGAGGTCACCGAGCTCGCCCAGCACGCCCTGAAGATCGAGGAGCACTACGGCCGCCCGATGGACATCGAGTGGGGCAAGGACGGCGTCGACGGCCGGCTCTACATCCTGCAGGCGCGCCCGGAGACGGTGAAGTCGCGCCAGTCCGGCTCGACGCTGCAGCGGTTCCGGATGGACGAGCGCGGCCCGGTCATCGCCGAAGGGCGCGCGATCGGCCAGAAGATCGGCGCCGGTGCGGTGCGAGTGCTGACCTCGGCCGAGTCGATGCACGAGTTCCAGCCCGGCGAGGTCCTGGTCGCCGACATGACCGACCCCGACTGGGAGCCGGTGATGAAGCGTGCGAGCGCGATCGTCACCAACCGCGGCGGACGCACCTGCCACGCGGCGATCATCGCCCGCGAGCTCGGGATCCCCGCGGTCGTCGGCAGCGGTTCGGCGACGACCACGCTGTCCGACGGCCAGGAGGTGACGGTGTCGGCCGCCGAGGGCGACACCGGCTTCGTCTACGAGGGCCTGCGCGCGTTCTCGGTCACCGAGACCGCGCTGGACGACATGCCCGACGTGCCGGTCAAGATCATGATGAACGTCGGCACGCCGGACCAGGCGTTCGAGTTCTCGCGCTTGCCGCACAAGGGAATTGGGCTGGCGCGCCTGGAGTTCATCATCAACCGCCAGATCGGCATCCACCCCAGGGCCCTGCTCGAGCTCGAGGACCAGGAGCCCGGGCTCCGCACCGAGATCGAGGCCCTCATCGCGGCCTACGACGGCCCGCGCGACTTCTTCGTCAAGCGCGTCGCCGAGGGTGTCTCGATGCTCGCGGCGGCGTTCGCGCCCGAGCCGGTGATCGTGCGGATGAGCGACTTCAAGTCCAACGAGTATGCCGGGATGCTGGGTGGGCAGCGCTACGAGCCGCACGAGGAGAACCCGATGATCGGGTACCGCGGCGCGGCCCGATACCTGTCCCCGGAGTTCGCCGAGTGCTTCGCGATGGAGTGCGAGGCCCTGCGGCTGGTGCGCGACGAGATGGGCCTGACCAACGTCAAGGTGATGATCCCGTTCGTGCGCACGCTCACTGAGGCGCAGGGAGTCATCGACCTGTTGGGGCAGAACGGACTTCGACGCGGCGAGAACGACCTCCAGGTCGTGATGATGTGCGAGGTCCCGTCGAACGCCGTGAACGCCGACGCGTTCCTCGACCACTTCGACGGGTTCTCCATCGGGTCCAACGACCTCACCCAGCTGACCCTGGGCCTGGACCGCGACTCGGCGCTGGTGGCAGGCGGGTTCGACGAACGCGACCCCGCGGTGAAGAAGATGCTCACCATGGCGATCGAGGCCTGCCGGGCGCGCGGCAAGTACGTCGGGATCTGCGGCCAGGGCCCGTCAGACCACCCCGACCTCGCGGACTGGCTGATGGACCAGGGCATCGAGTCGATGTCCCTCAACCCCGACACCGTCGTCGAGACCTGGCTCCGGCTCGCCCGGCGTGGGGCACCGGCCCAGGCCTGA